The following proteins are encoded in a genomic region of Eriocheir sinensis breed Jianghai 21 chromosome 55, ASM2467909v1, whole genome shotgun sequence:
- the LOC126983848 gene encoding uncharacterized protein LOC126983848 codes for MKQFVSILLLALCLASASALPKDTLSNALKENGVGDEDEGAGRFGFLTVNEEGAKLTFNSTSLQYAVVIGVVLLILGLVVIPLIGFDVAKLFSPRDSYDNHYGYDTNNYSSYTSYAKRSLDVLSPVLTALAEGYKKYD; via the exons ATGAAGCAGTTCgtgtccatcctcctcctcgccctctgtcTCGCCTCCGCCTCCGCGCTGCCCAAAGACACCCTGAGCAACGCCCTAAAAGAAAACGGGGtaggggacgaggacgagggggcAGGGCGGTTCGGGTTCCTGACGGTAAACGAAGAGGGGGCGAAGCTCACCTTCAACTCCACGTCCCTGCAGTACGCCGTGGTCATCGGGGTGGTGCTCCTCATCCTGGGCCTCGTCGTCATCCCCCTCATCGGATTTGACGTCGCCAAGCTCTTCTCCCCTCGCGACAGCTACGACAACCACTACGGCTACGACACGAACAACTACTCCTCCTACACGAGCTACGCCAAGAG GTCCCTCGATGTGCTGTCCCCCGTCCTGACTGCCTTGGCGGAGGGCTACAAGAAGTACGACTAA